A window from Streptomyces subrutilus encodes these proteins:
- a CDS encoding metal ABC transporter permease codes for MEILDYAFMQRALLAAVLVGLTAPAIGTYLVQRRQAVMGDGIGHVAMTGVALGFLLNTSPIWTATLVAVVGAVGMELIRSRGRTSGDIALAMLFYGGLAGGVMIINLAPGGSTANLTSYLFGSITTVSAEDITAVVVLAVFVLAVTLGLRRQLFAVCQDEEFARVTGLPVRALNLLMAVTAAVTVTVAMRIVGLLLVSAMMVIPVAAAQRVTRGFTATLSVAMVIGVLVSLTGTATTYYLDAPSGGTIVLLAIAVFVVMTAVSTPLAARRAKAARGAEEVCTRDDVKV; via the coding sequence ATGGAGATCCTCGACTACGCGTTCATGCAGCGGGCCCTGCTCGCGGCCGTCCTGGTCGGTCTGACCGCCCCGGCGATCGGGACCTACCTGGTGCAGCGCCGCCAGGCGGTCATGGGCGACGGCATCGGGCACGTGGCCATGACCGGCGTCGCCCTCGGCTTCCTGCTCAACACCAGCCCGATCTGGACGGCCACCCTGGTCGCGGTGGTGGGCGCGGTCGGCATGGAGCTGATCCGGTCCCGCGGCAGGACCAGCGGCGACATCGCGCTCGCCATGCTCTTCTACGGCGGCCTGGCCGGCGGCGTCATGATCATCAACCTGGCGCCGGGCGGCTCCACCGCCAATCTGACCAGCTACCTCTTCGGCTCCATCACCACCGTCTCCGCCGAGGACATCACCGCCGTGGTGGTCCTCGCCGTGTTCGTGCTCGCCGTGACGCTCGGGCTGCGGCGCCAGCTGTTCGCCGTCTGCCAGGACGAGGAGTTCGCCCGGGTCACCGGACTGCCGGTGCGCGCGCTGAACCTGCTGATGGCGGTCACCGCCGCCGTCACCGTCACCGTCGCGATGCGCATCGTGGGCCTGCTGCTGGTCAGCGCCATGATGGTGATCCCGGTGGCGGCCGCCCAGCGCGTGACCCGCGGGTTCACCGCGACCCTCTCGGTGGCGATGGTGATCGGCGTGCTGGTCTCGCTGACCGGCACGGCCACGACCTACTACCTCGACGCGCCGTCCGGCGGCACCATCGTGCTGCTCGCCATCGCCGTCTTCGTGGTGATGACGGCGGTCTCCACCCCGCTGGCCGCGCGCCGGGCGAAAGCCGCCCGCGGCGCCGAAGAGGTCTGTACCCGAGACGATGTGAAGGTCTAG
- a CDS encoding TerB family tellurite resistance protein, with protein sequence MLPVRGGDGRKLTAWGIRTTWSTVGDGEFFCPACGGDRNYRRRTGRRRFAVLGVPLLPRGSAGPVVECQGCHERYDTEVLDHPTTTRFTAMLRDAVHTVALAVLAAGGTASRSALEAGVSTVRAAGFQDCTQEQLESLVEALGRDEGRLGLYDGPECCGAALSIELHEALEPLAVHLAGPGRESILRQGARIALADGPYIPAEREVLATVGAALRMDTDEVARLLSAVRAP encoded by the coding sequence GTGCTGCCAGTTCGGGGTGGGGACGGCCGGAAGCTGACGGCCTGGGGCATCCGTACCACCTGGAGCACCGTGGGCGACGGGGAGTTCTTCTGCCCGGCCTGCGGTGGCGACCGGAACTACCGCCGGCGCACCGGGCGCCGCCGCTTCGCCGTCCTCGGCGTCCCGCTGCTGCCGCGCGGCTCCGCGGGGCCGGTCGTCGAGTGCCAGGGCTGCCACGAGCGCTACGACACCGAGGTGCTGGACCACCCGACCACCACCCGCTTCACCGCGATGCTGCGCGACGCCGTGCACACCGTGGCCCTCGCCGTGCTGGCGGCGGGCGGTACGGCCTCGCGCAGCGCGCTGGAGGCCGGCGTGAGCACCGTACGGGCCGCGGGGTTCCAGGACTGCACGCAGGAGCAGCTGGAGTCCCTCGTGGAGGCGCTGGGCCGGGACGAGGGCCGGCTCGGGCTGTACGACGGCCCCGAGTGCTGCGGGGCGGCGCTCTCGATCGAGCTGCACGAGGCCCTGGAGCCGCTGGCCGTGCACCTGGCCGGCCCGGGCCGCGAGTCGATCCTGCGGCAGGGCGCCCGGATCGCGCTGGCCGACGGGCCGTACATCCCCGCCGAGCGGGAGGTGCTGGCCACCGTGGGCGCCGCCCTGCGCATGGACACCGACGAGGTGGCGCGGCTGCTGTCGGCGGTCCGGGCGCCGTAG
- a CDS encoding Fur family transcriptional regulator, giving the protein MATAPGETNTAPVRGRSTRQRAAVAAALDEVDEFRSAQELHDMLKHRGDSVGLTTVYRTLQSLADAGEVDVLRTSDGESVYRRCSTGDHHHHLVCRKCGKAVEVEGPAVEKWAESIAAEHGYVNVAHTVEIFGTCADCAAAG; this is encoded by the coding sequence GTGGCGACTGCGCCTGGCGAGACGAATACCGCGCCAGTACGAGGACGGTCCACCCGGCAGCGGGCCGCCGTGGCGGCGGCGCTGGACGAGGTGGACGAGTTCCGCAGCGCCCAGGAACTCCACGACATGCTCAAGCACCGCGGTGATTCCGTGGGCCTGACCACCGTCTACCGCACCCTCCAGTCGCTCGCGGACGCCGGCGAGGTCGACGTCCTGCGCACCAGCGACGGCGAGTCCGTCTACCGCCGCTGCTCGACCGGGGACCACCACCACCACCTGGTGTGCCGCAAGTGCGGCAAGGCCGTCGAGGTCGAGGGCCCGGCCGTGGAGAAGTGGGCCGAGTCGATCGCGGCCGAGCACGGCTACGTGAACGTCGCCCACACCGTGGAGATCTTCGGCACCTGCGCCGACTGCGCCGCCGCCGGCTGA
- the era gene encoding GTPase Era, with translation MARMSDRSPESTAPHRAGFACFVGRPNAGKSTLTNALVGTKVAITSNRPQTTRHTVRGIVHRPDAQLVLVDTPGLHKPRTLLGERLNDVVRATWSEVDVIGFCLPADQKLGPGDKFIAKELAGIKKTPKIAIVTKTDLVESKQLAEQLLAIHQLGAELGFEWAEIVPVSAVGGDQVQLLADLIAPLLPESPPLYPEGDLTDEPEMVMVAELIREAALEGVRDELPHSIAVVVEEMIPRENRPADRPLLDIHANVYIERPSQKGIIIGPKGSRLKEVGMKSRKHIEALLGTPVFLDLHVKVAKDWQRDPKQLRKLGF, from the coding sequence ATGGCCCGTATGAGCGATCGTTCCCCCGAGTCCACAGCCCCGCACCGTGCGGGCTTCGCCTGCTTCGTCGGCCGCCCCAACGCGGGGAAGTCGACCCTCACCAACGCACTCGTGGGCACCAAGGTCGCGATCACCTCCAACCGGCCGCAGACCACCCGCCACACCGTCCGCGGCATCGTGCACCGCCCCGACGCCCAGCTCGTCCTCGTCGACACGCCGGGCCTGCACAAGCCGCGCACGCTCCTCGGCGAGCGGCTCAACGACGTGGTCCGGGCCACCTGGTCCGAAGTCGACGTCATCGGCTTCTGCCTGCCCGCCGACCAGAAGCTCGGCCCCGGCGACAAGTTCATCGCGAAGGAACTCGCGGGGATCAAGAAGACCCCCAAGATCGCCATCGTGACCAAGACCGACCTCGTCGAGTCCAAGCAGCTGGCCGAACAGCTCCTCGCCATCCACCAGCTCGGCGCCGAGCTGGGCTTCGAGTGGGCCGAGATCGTCCCCGTCTCGGCGGTCGGCGGCGACCAGGTCCAACTGCTCGCCGACCTGATCGCACCGCTGCTGCCCGAGAGCCCGCCGCTGTACCCCGAGGGCGACCTCACCGACGAGCCCGAGATGGTGATGGTCGCGGAGCTGATCCGCGAAGCCGCGCTGGAGGGCGTGCGCGACGAGCTCCCGCACTCGATCGCGGTGGTCGTCGAGGAGATGATCCCGCGCGAGAACCGTCCGGCCGACCGGCCGCTGCTCGACATCCACGCCAACGTCTACATCGAGCGGCCGAGCCAGAAGGGCATCATCATCGGCCCCAAGGGCTCGCGCCTGAAGGAGGTCGGGATGAAGTCGCGCAAGCACATCGAAGCGCTGCTCGGGACCCCGGTCTTCCTCGACCTGCACGTGAAGGTGGCCAAGGACTGGCAGCGGGACCCCAAGCAGCTCCGCAAGCTCGGCTTCTGA
- a CDS encoding GlxA family transcriptional regulator, with protein sequence MEPQRTPHRVVVLALAGLLPFELGIPHRIFGYAKDRTGRRFYETLTCGLAPGPVATDADFAVRVEHGPELLATADTVVVPASYELGPVHEHGRLTEELAAALAHIRPGTRLVSICTGGYVLAAAGYLDGRPATTHWASAEHFQRLFPAVRVDPGVLYTDDGDVLTSAGVASGIDLCLHIVRRDHGAAVANDVARRTVVPPHREGGQAQFVERPVPHARQAGTATARAWVLDRLHEPLRLTDLARREAVSVRTFTRRFREESGVSPGQWLTGQRVERARELLERTDLPMEHVARESGFGTAQSLRKHVRAALGVSPTAYRRTFRAGGGGGAPKAGSRAGA encoded by the coding sequence ATGGAGCCGCAGCGCACACCGCACCGGGTCGTCGTCCTCGCCCTGGCCGGGCTGCTCCCCTTCGAACTCGGCATCCCGCACCGGATCTTCGGCTACGCCAAGGACCGCACCGGGCGGCGCTTCTACGAGACCCTCACCTGCGGGCTGGCCCCCGGCCCGGTGGCCACCGACGCCGACTTCGCCGTCCGGGTCGAGCACGGCCCGGAACTGCTGGCGACCGCCGACACCGTGGTGGTGCCCGCCTCCTACGAGCTGGGGCCCGTCCACGAGCACGGCCGGCTGACCGAGGAGCTCGCCGCCGCCCTCGCCCACATCCGTCCCGGCACCCGGCTCGTCTCGATCTGCACCGGCGGATACGTGCTCGCCGCCGCCGGGTACCTCGACGGCCGCCCGGCCACCACCCACTGGGCCTCCGCCGAGCACTTCCAGCGGCTCTTCCCGGCGGTGCGCGTGGACCCCGGCGTCCTCTACACCGACGACGGGGACGTGCTCACCTCCGCCGGGGTGGCCTCCGGCATCGACCTGTGCCTGCACATCGTGCGCCGCGACCACGGTGCGGCCGTCGCCAACGACGTGGCCCGGCGGACCGTCGTACCGCCGCACCGGGAGGGCGGTCAGGCGCAGTTCGTCGAGCGGCCGGTGCCGCACGCGCGGCAGGCCGGCACCGCCACCGCCCGCGCCTGGGTGCTGGACCGGCTGCACGAGCCGCTGCGCCTGACGGACCTGGCCCGGCGGGAGGCCGTGTCCGTACGGACCTTCACGCGCCGCTTCCGGGAGGAGTCCGGGGTCAGCCCCGGCCAGTGGCTGACCGGGCAGCGGGTGGAGCGGGCCAGGGAGCTGCTGGAGCGGACGGACCTGCCGATGGAGCACGTGGCGCGGGAGAGCGGCTTCGGGACGGCGCAGTCGCTGCGCAAGCACGTGCGGGCGGCGCTGGGGGTCAGCCCCACCGCGTACCGCAGGACCTTCCGGGCGGGCGGGGGAGGGGGCGCGCCGAAGGCCGGGTCGAGGGCCGGGGCGTGA
- a CDS encoding SAM-dependent methyltransferase, producing MPEHEHTRTSPAPAPGPGVSRAEYWDERYRESDRIWSGRPNEILVREVAGLTPGSALDLGCGEGADAVWLARGGWTVTGSDVSEVALGRAAEHAAEAGVAERVVLRRHDFAESFPEGEFDLVSACFLHSYGEFPREAVLRSAAAAVAPGGTLLVVGHAGWPSWVEEPPHPGVEFPTAEEVLARLELAEGAWEVLLVEEHVKVQDQPDGRPGTRPDNVVKVRRLR from the coding sequence ATGCCCGAGCACGAGCACACCCGCACCTCCCCCGCGCCCGCCCCCGGGCCCGGGGTGTCCCGGGCGGAGTACTGGGACGAGCGCTACCGCGAGAGCGACCGCATCTGGAGCGGCCGGCCCAACGAGATCCTGGTCCGGGAGGTCGCCGGGCTGACCCCGGGCAGCGCCCTGGACCTCGGCTGCGGCGAGGGCGCGGACGCGGTCTGGCTGGCCCGCGGCGGCTGGACGGTCACCGGGAGCGACGTCTCCGAGGTGGCCCTCGGGAGGGCGGCCGAGCACGCCGCCGAGGCCGGGGTGGCGGAGCGGGTGGTGCTGCGGCGGCACGACTTCGCGGAGTCCTTCCCCGAGGGGGAGTTCGACCTGGTCTCCGCGTGCTTCCTGCACTCGTACGGGGAGTTCCCCCGCGAGGCCGTCCTGCGCTCCGCGGCCGCCGCGGTGGCGCCCGGCGGGACGCTGCTCGTCGTGGGCCACGCGGGCTGGCCGTCGTGGGTCGAGGAGCCGCCGCACCCGGGCGTGGAGTTCCCCACCGCCGAGGAGGTGCTGGCCCGGCTGGAGCTCGCCGAGGGCGCCTGGGAGGTGCTGCTCGTGGAGGAGCACGTCAAGGTCCAGGACCAGCCCGACGGCCGGCCCGGGACCCGTCCGGACAACGTGGTGAAGGTGCGCCGGCTGCGCTAG
- the recO gene encoding DNA repair protein RecO, protein MSLFRDDGIVLRTQKLGEADRIITLLTRGHGRVRAVARGVRRTKSKFGARLEPFSHADVQFFARGSELIGRSLPLCTQTEIIAPYGNGIVTDYARYTAGTAMLETAERFTENEGEPAVQQYLLLVGALRTLARGEHEPHLILDAFLLRSLAVNGYAPSFEDCAKCGIHGPNRHFSVAAGGVICGDCRVPGSVVPSSEAIALLSALLTGDWTHADACEARHVREGSGLVSAYLHWHLERGLRSLRYVEK, encoded by the coding sequence ATGAGCCTGTTCCGCGACGACGGCATCGTGCTGCGCACCCAGAAGCTGGGTGAGGCGGACCGCATCATCACGCTGCTCACCCGCGGCCACGGCCGGGTCCGGGCCGTCGCCCGCGGGGTCCGGCGCACGAAGTCCAAGTTCGGGGCCCGGCTGGAACCTTTCTCCCACGCCGACGTGCAGTTCTTCGCCCGCGGCAGCGAGCTGATCGGCCGCAGCCTGCCGCTGTGCACCCAGACCGAGATCATCGCCCCGTACGGCAACGGCATCGTCACCGACTACGCCCGCTACACCGCCGGCACCGCCATGCTGGAGACCGCCGAGCGGTTCACCGAGAACGAGGGCGAGCCCGCCGTGCAGCAGTACCTGCTGCTCGTCGGCGCCCTGCGCACCCTCGCGCGCGGCGAACACGAACCCCACCTCATCCTCGACGCCTTCCTGCTGCGCTCCCTCGCCGTCAACGGCTACGCGCCCAGCTTCGAGGACTGCGCGAAGTGCGGCATCCACGGCCCCAACCGGCACTTCTCCGTGGCCGCGGGCGGGGTGATATGCGGGGACTGCCGGGTGCCCGGCAGCGTCGTACCCTCGTCGGAGGCCATCGCCCTGCTCAGCGCCCTGCTGACGGGCGACTGGACCCATGCCGACGCGTGCGAGGCGCGTCACGTGCGGGAGGGCAGCGGGCTGGTCTCCGCCTATCTGCACTGGCATCTGGAGCGCGGGCTGCGTTCCCTGCGATACGTCGAGAAATAG
- the leuA gene encoding 2-isopropylmalate synthase, which yields MSQQPFVGRPTPITNATHSQKPSGMPIHKYGFYEQVEIPDRTWPNARVTRAPRWLSTDLRDGNQSLIDPMTPARKREMFDLLVRMGYKEIEVGFPSSGETDFAFVRSIIEEGAIPDDVTISVLTQAREDLIERTVESLVGAKRATVHLYNATAPTFRRVVFRGSKEQIKQIAVDGTRLVMEYAEKLLGPETTFGYQYSPEIFTDTELDFALEVCEAVCDVWQPGEGREIILNLPATVERSTPSTHADRFEWMARNLTRREHICISVHPHNDRGTAVAAAELALMAGADRIEGCLFGQGERTGNVDLITLGMNLFSQGVDPQIDFSQIDEIRRTSEYCNQMEVHPRHPYAGDLVYTAFSGSHQDAIKKGFDAMEADAAAAGKTVDDIEWAVPYLPIDPKDVGRSYEAVIRVNSQSGKGGIAYVLKNDHKLDLPRRMQIEFSRIIQAKTDAEGGEVTPKAIWSVFRDEYLPNPENPWGRIQLRSGQTTTDKDGTDTLTVEAVVDGVDAVLDGTGNGPISAFFDALAGIGIDARLLDYTEHTMSEGASAVAASYIECAIDGRVLWGIGIDANTTRASLKAVISAVNRAGR from the coding sequence ATGAGCCAGCAGCCTTTTGTCGGTCGCCCCACGCCCATCACCAACGCGACCCACAGCCAGAAGCCCTCCGGGATGCCCATCCACAAGTACGGCTTCTACGAGCAGGTCGAGATCCCCGACCGCACCTGGCCGAACGCCCGCGTCACCCGGGCTCCCCGCTGGCTGTCGACCGACCTGCGCGACGGCAACCAGTCGCTGATCGACCCGATGACCCCCGCCCGCAAGCGCGAGATGTTCGACCTGCTGGTGCGCATGGGCTACAAGGAGATCGAGGTCGGCTTCCCCTCCTCCGGCGAGACCGACTTCGCCTTCGTGCGCTCCATCATCGAAGAGGGCGCGATCCCGGACGACGTCACCATCTCCGTACTGACCCAGGCCCGCGAGGACCTGATCGAGCGGACCGTGGAATCCCTGGTCGGAGCCAAGCGCGCCACCGTCCACCTGTACAACGCGACCGCCCCCACCTTCCGCCGGGTCGTCTTCCGCGGCTCCAAGGAGCAGATCAAGCAGATCGCCGTCGACGGCACCCGCCTGGTCATGGAGTACGCCGAGAAGCTGCTGGGCCCCGAGACCACCTTCGGCTACCAGTACAGCCCGGAGATCTTCACCGACACCGAGCTGGACTTCGCCCTGGAGGTCTGCGAGGCCGTCTGCGACGTCTGGCAGCCGGGCGAGGGCCGCGAGATCATCCTGAACCTGCCCGCGACCGTGGAGCGCTCCACGCCGTCCACCCACGCGGACCGCTTCGAGTGGATGGCCCGCAACCTGACCCGCCGCGAGCACATCTGCATCTCCGTCCACCCGCACAACGACCGCGGCACCGCCGTCGCCGCCGCCGAGCTGGCCCTGATGGCCGGCGCCGACCGCATCGAGGGCTGCCTGTTCGGCCAGGGCGAGCGCACCGGCAACGTCGACCTGATCACCCTGGGCATGAACCTGTTCTCCCAGGGCGTCGACCCGCAGATCGACTTCTCGCAGATCGACGAGATCCGCCGCACCAGCGAGTACTGCAACCAGATGGAGGTCCACCCGCGCCACCCCTACGCGGGCGACCTGGTCTACACCGCCTTCTCCGGCTCCCACCAGGACGCCATCAAGAAGGGCTTCGACGCCATGGAGGCCGACGCGGCCGCCGCGGGCAAGACCGTGGACGACATCGAGTGGGCGGTCCCGTACCTGCCCATCGACCCCAAGGACGTCGGCCGCTCCTACGAGGCCGTCATCCGGGTCAACTCGCAGTCCGGCAAGGGCGGCATCGCGTACGTCCTGAAGAACGACCACAAGCTGGACCTGCCGCGCCGCATGCAGATCGAGTTCTCCCGGATCATCCAGGCCAAGACCGACGCCGAGGGCGGCGAGGTCACGCCCAAGGCGATCTGGTCCGTCTTCCGGGACGAGTACCTGCCCAACCCCGAGAACCCGTGGGGCCGCATCCAGCTGCGCTCCGGCCAGACCACCACCGACAAGGACGGCACCGACACGCTGACCGTCGAGGCGGTCGTGGACGGCGTGGACGCCGTGCTGGACGGCACCGGCAACGGTCCGATCTCGGCCTTCTTCGACGCCCTGGCCGGCATCGGGATCGACGCCCGCCTGCTGGACTACACCGAGCACACCATGAGCGAGGGCGCCTCCGCCGTCGCCGCCTCGTACATCGAGTGCGCGATCGACGGCCGCGTCCTGTGGGGCATCGGCATCGACGCCAACACCACCCGCGCCTCCCTGAAGGCGGTCATCTCCGCCGTCAACCGCGCGGGCCGCTGA
- a CDS encoding isoprenyl transferase yields the protein MARRGILGRSRREYKVPEPHPSGERPPKIPGELVPNHVAVVMDGNGRWAKERGLPRTEGHKVGEGVVLDVLKGCLEMGVKNLSLYAFSTENWKRSPDEVRFLMNFNRDVIRRRRDEMDELGIRIRWVGRMPKMWKSVVQELQVAQEQTVDNDAMTLYFCVNYGGRAEIADAAQAIARDVAAGRLDPAKVNEKTFAKYMYYPDMPDVDLFLRPSGEQRTSNYLLWQSAYAEMVFQDVLWPDFDRRNLWAACLEYAQRDRRFGGAVPNQSEGPTG from the coding sequence ATGGCACGACGCGGGATTCTGGGACGCTCTCGCCGCGAGTACAAGGTTCCCGAGCCGCATCCGTCCGGTGAGCGCCCGCCGAAGATCCCCGGAGAGCTCGTCCCGAACCACGTCGCGGTCGTCATGGACGGCAACGGCCGCTGGGCCAAGGAGCGCGGGCTGCCGCGCACCGAGGGGCACAAGGTCGGCGAGGGCGTCGTCCTGGACGTGCTCAAGGGCTGCCTGGAGATGGGCGTCAAGAACCTGTCGCTGTACGCCTTCTCGACGGAGAACTGGAAGCGCTCGCCCGACGAGGTCCGCTTCCTGATGAACTTCAACCGCGACGTCATCCGCCGTCGGCGCGACGAGATGGACGAGCTGGGCATCCGCATCCGCTGGGTCGGCCGCATGCCGAAGATGTGGAAGTCGGTCGTCCAGGAGCTCCAGGTCGCGCAGGAACAGACCGTCGACAACGACGCCATGACCCTGTACTTCTGCGTGAACTACGGCGGGCGCGCGGAGATCGCGGACGCGGCGCAGGCCATCGCGCGCGACGTCGCGGCGGGCCGGCTCGACCCGGCGAAGGTCAACGAGAAGACCTTCGCGAAGTACATGTACTACCCGGACATGCCGGACGTGGACCTGTTCCTGCGGCCCAGCGGTGAGCAGCGCACCTCCAACTACCTGCTCTGGCAGAGCGCGTACGCGGAGATGGTCTTCCAGGACGTGCTGTGGCCCGACTTCGACCGCCGCAACCTGTGGGCGGCGTGCCTGGAGTACGCCCAGCGCGACCGCCGCTTCGGCGGTGCGGTCCCGAACCAGTCCGAGGGCCCCACGGGCTGA
- a CDS encoding GNAT family N-acetyltransferase yields the protein MTDRMTDRMTDHVTGPTSAQRAERTTDAPLPGLERYYDAVPRVGGARAEDFGPLTLFVQEGAGWPYYARPAPGGPAPTAADVERVRARQRELGVPEAFEWVAGNSPGLLAAARAAGLHVHAHPLMVLDPTAPPPPAHPGVRLLGADDPLLTQAVAVQALAFAEPGTAVGTAGTAELAAAATEPSVLARSARVAGMIRSGRTVLAGAVRDGTVLCAGQYNPVDGVAEVVAVGTLPSARRQGLALGVTAALAADARARGARTVFLSAGDEDVARIYGRIGFHRVGTALIAEPPAC from the coding sequence ATGACCGACCGGATGACCGACCGGATGACCGATCACGTGACCGGGCCGACGAGCGCGCAGCGGGCCGAGCGGACGACCGACGCGCCCCTGCCCGGGCTGGAGCGGTACTACGACGCCGTGCCGCGGGTGGGCGGGGCCCGGGCGGAGGACTTCGGGCCGCTGACCCTCTTCGTCCAGGAGGGCGCCGGCTGGCCGTACTACGCCCGGCCGGCGCCGGGCGGCCCCGCGCCGACCGCGGCCGACGTGGAGCGGGTGCGGGCCCGGCAGCGGGAGCTGGGCGTGCCCGAGGCCTTCGAGTGGGTGGCGGGGAACAGCCCCGGGCTGCTCGCCGCGGCGCGGGCGGCGGGACTGCACGTCCACGCGCACCCGCTGATGGTGCTCGACCCGACCGCGCCGCCGCCCCCCGCCCACCCCGGGGTCCGGCTGCTCGGCGCCGACGACCCGCTGCTGACACAGGCGGTGGCCGTCCAGGCGCTGGCCTTCGCGGAGCCGGGCACGGCCGTGGGGACCGCCGGGACGGCGGAACTCGCGGCCGCGGCGACGGAGCCGTCGGTCCTGGCCCGCAGCGCCCGGGTCGCCGGGATGATCCGGTCGGGCCGTACGGTGCTGGCGGGGGCGGTCCGAGACGGCACGGTGCTGTGCGCGGGCCAGTACAACCCGGTGGACGGGGTCGCGGAGGTGGTCGCCGTGGGCACCCTGCCGTCCGCCCGCCGACAGGGGCTGGCCCTCGGGGTGACGGCGGCGCTGGCCGCCGACGCCCGCGCGCGCGGCGCCCGTACGGTCTTCCTCTCGGCCGGGGACGAGGACGTGGCCCGGATCTACGGCCGGATCGGCTTCCACCGGGTGGGGACGGCGCTGATCGCGGAACCGCCGGCCTGCTGA
- a CDS encoding protealysin inhibitor emfourin, giving the protein MRISVVRTGGFAGIERRAEVDTSGLPDEDEWTELVRLALRPDPRDAGAGDRAGDPAGGVRDGFSYTIRVDGRTVSCRDPHLSEAQRALVSRLLKEGA; this is encoded by the coding sequence ATGCGGATTTCGGTGGTGCGGACGGGCGGTTTCGCGGGGATCGAGCGGCGGGCCGAGGTGGACACCTCGGGCCTTCCCGACGAGGACGAGTGGACGGAACTGGTCCGGCTCGCCCTGCGGCCCGACCCTCGGGACGCGGGGGCGGGCGACCGGGCCGGCGATCCGGCGGGCGGGGTGCGGGACGGCTTCTCGTACACGATCCGCGTGGACGGGCGGACCGTGTCCTGCCGCGATCCGCACCTCTCGGAGGCCCAGCGGGCGCTGGTCTCGCGGCTCCTGAAAGAAGGTGCCTGA
- a CDS encoding M4 family metallopeptidase — protein MDASSPRRHPVFCTVVPPHLLDRIARSGDPRRADLAQRTLERDALLRTRRRVSAVRGVAPAPDAPAPDAPAADGPERTVYDAGRLTRLPGAKARGEGAPPSADATVNRAYAGLGATYELFFRGFGRRSIDGEGLALDATVHYDEEYSNAFWDGTRMVFGDGDGQLFLDFTVPVDVIGHELTHGVTQYTANLEYHGQSGALNESVSDVFGSLIKQYALDQTADQADWLIGAGLLGPAVDSGQALRSMKAPGTAYEDDELGKDPQPATMDDYVRTSRDNGGVHINSGIPNHAFYIAATELGGKAWERAGLIWYDTLTGGELAADADFADFARLTVAAAVARYGDGGAEHRALQKAWSAVGLG, from the coding sequence ATGGACGCCTCTTCGCCCCGCCGCCACCCCGTCTTCTGCACCGTCGTGCCCCCGCACCTCCTCGACCGGATCGCCCGGTCCGGGGACCCGCGGCGCGCCGATCTCGCCCAGCGCACGCTGGAACGCGACGCCCTGCTGCGCACCCGGCGCCGGGTCAGCGCCGTCCGGGGCGTCGCCCCCGCCCCGGACGCCCCCGCTCCGGACGCCCCCGCCGCCGACGGACCGGAGCGGACCGTGTACGACGCCGGGCGGCTGACCCGGCTGCCGGGGGCGAAGGCCCGCGGAGAGGGCGCGCCGCCGAGCGCCGACGCCACCGTCAACCGCGCGTACGCCGGGCTCGGGGCGACGTACGAGCTGTTCTTCCGGGGCTTCGGGCGGCGCTCGATCGACGGCGAGGGGCTCGCCCTGGACGCGACCGTCCACTACGACGAGGAGTACTCGAACGCCTTCTGGGACGGGACGCGGATGGTCTTCGGCGACGGGGACGGCCAGCTCTTCCTCGACTTCACGGTGCCGGTGGACGTCATCGGCCACGAGCTCACGCACGGCGTCACCCAGTACACGGCGAACCTGGAGTACCACGGCCAGTCGGGCGCGCTCAACGAGTCCGTGTCGGACGTCTTCGGCTCGCTCATCAAGCAGTACGCGCTGGACCAGACGGCCGACCAGGCGGACTGGCTGATCGGCGCCGGCCTGCTGGGCCCGGCCGTCGACAGCGGGCAGGCGCTGCGGTCGATGAAGGCCCCGGGCACGGCGTACGAGGACGACGAGCTCGGCAAGGACCCGCAGCCCGCGACCATGGACGACTACGTCCGGACCTCCCGCGACAACGGCGGTGTGCACATCAACTCCGGCATCCCGAACCACGCCTTCTACATCGCGGCGACGGAGCTGGGCGGCAAGGCCTGGGAGCGGGCCGGTCTGATCTGGTACGACACCCTGACGGGCGGGGAGCTGGCGGCGGACGCCGACTTCGCCGACTTCGCCCGGCTGACGGTCGCCGCGGCCGTCGCCCGGTACGGGGACGGCGGCGCGGAACACCGGGCCCTGCAGAAGGCGTGGTCGGCGGTCGGCCTGGGGTAG